The following coding sequences are from one Prochlorococcus sp. MIT 0604 window:
- the eno gene encoding phosphopyruvate hydratase, whose amino-acid sequence MKETIDFLIDTVESRQVLDSRGNPTVEAEVFLECGASGRAIVPSGASTGAHEAHELRDGGSKYMGKGVLNAVNKIHETISPALCGLSALDQTAVDTLMIEIDGTPNKSNLGANSILAVSLATARASANALDIPLYRYLGDPLSNLLPVPLMNVINGGAHAPNSLDFQEFMLVPHGVNNFSESLRMGTEIFHSLKSLLDQKGLSTAVGDEGGFAPNLSSSEEAGDLLLEAIQKAGFKPGEQVSLALDAASTEFYSDGIYKYEGKSLNSSEMISYLSRLVSNYPIVSIEDGLAEDDWEGWSELNKELGNKVQLVGDDLFVTNTERLRKGIMEKSANSILIKVNQIGTLTETLEAIELAKMSGFTSVISHRSGETEDTTIADLSVATRSGQIKTGSLSRSERIAKYNRLLRIEEELGNQARFAGALGLGPKNI is encoded by the coding sequence GTGAAAGAAACTATTGATTTTCTTATTGACACTGTTGAATCAAGGCAAGTCCTTGATTCAAGAGGTAATCCAACTGTAGAAGCAGAAGTCTTTTTGGAATGTGGTGCGAGTGGTAGAGCAATTGTTCCCAGCGGAGCCAGCACTGGTGCTCATGAGGCACATGAATTAAGGGATGGTGGTTCAAAATATATGGGGAAAGGCGTTTTGAATGCTGTTAATAAAATTCATGAAACAATATCCCCGGCTTTATGCGGTTTGTCAGCTTTAGATCAAACTGCAGTAGATACATTAATGATTGAAATTGATGGAACTCCTAATAAGTCTAACCTTGGAGCAAATTCAATCCTTGCAGTAAGTCTTGCAACTGCCAGAGCATCAGCAAATGCTCTAGACATTCCCTTATATAGGTATCTTGGAGATCCATTATCCAATCTTCTTCCAGTCCCATTAATGAATGTAATAAATGGTGGTGCTCATGCACCAAATAGTCTTGATTTTCAGGAATTTATGCTTGTCCCACATGGAGTTAATAATTTCAGTGAATCATTAAGAATGGGTACTGAAATTTTTCACTCATTAAAATCATTACTTGACCAAAAAGGTCTATCTACTGCTGTAGGCGATGAGGGTGGATTTGCACCTAATTTGTCATCAAGCGAAGAAGCAGGGGACTTATTATTAGAAGCAATTCAAAAAGCGGGATTTAAGCCTGGTGAGCAGGTATCTTTAGCTTTAGATGCTGCTAGCACTGAATTTTATAGTGATGGTATTTATAAATATGAAGGTAAAAGTTTAAATAGTTCTGAAATGATTTCATATCTTTCAAGATTAGTTTCTAACTACCCAATAGTTTCAATAGAGGACGGTTTAGCTGAGGATGATTGGGAGGGTTGGTCAGAATTAAACAAAGAATTAGGAAATAAAGTTCAGCTTGTAGGTGATGATTTATTCGTTACTAATACAGAAAGATTAAGGAAAGGGATTATGGAAAAATCTGCCAATTCAATCCTAATAAAGGTAAATCAAATTGGAACATTAACTGAAACTTTGGAAGCTATTGAGTTAGCTAAAATGTCCGGTTTCACAAGTGTTATAAGTCATAGAAGTGGTGAGACTGAAGATACAACAATTGCAGATTTATCTGTCGCTACAAGATCGGGTCAGATCAAGACAGGCTCTTTGAGCAGAAGTGAAAGGATTGCAAAATACAATAGGCTTTTAAGAATTGAGGAGGAATTGGGAAATCAAGCAAGATTCGCTGGAGCTTTAGGTTTAGGCCCCAAAAATATATAG
- a CDS encoding AarF/ABC1/UbiB kinase family protein translates to MSYHILHYRLKKLKRAFLIWITLISLLMNLWIDNIRFTIFQTKNNEKIRVQIKRARWFTNQLIKLGSAFIKIGQLLSARPDLIPNTWIQELSKLQDQVPNFSFAQVEETIREELGSKFNEIDQIICNPVGSASLAQVHRATLKDEKKVVFKVQRPNLKELFIIDLGIMQQIAGLLQKNKNWSRGRNWVEIAKECRKVLMKELDFNCEAQYAARFRQQFLDDENVDVPEVIWDMSSEKVLCLSYLEGTKISDLEKLQSQEIDLPKIAEIGAISYLKQLVNYGFFHADPHPGNLAVSNEGKLIFYDFGMMGNISNNLQTRLGGMVKAAALRDASSLVSQLQLAGLISKDIDVGPVRRLVRLMLKEALTPPFSSNIIEKLSGDLYELVYETPFQLPVDLIFVMRALSTFEGVGRMLDPGFNLVSVTKPYLIELMTSNNQTPNDLINQFGRQVGELGSKAVGIPKRIDESLERLEQGDLQLQIRMGESDRQFKKMFTAQKTLGHSILIGSLSIASALLVTNKQNNLALLPLFFALPISIDWIKCQLSMRKGSRLEKLKR, encoded by the coding sequence ATGAGTTATCACATTCTTCATTATCGTTTAAAAAAATTGAAGAGGGCCTTTCTTATTTGGATAACTCTGATTTCGCTTTTAATGAATTTATGGATAGATAATATTAGATTTACAATTTTCCAAACTAAGAATAATGAAAAAATTAGGGTCCAAATTAAAAGAGCAAGGTGGTTTACTAATCAATTAATAAAGCTTGGATCAGCATTTATTAAAATTGGACAATTATTATCAGCAAGACCAGATTTAATTCCTAATACCTGGATACAGGAATTGTCTAAATTGCAGGATCAAGTTCCTAATTTTTCATTTGCGCAAGTTGAAGAAACTATAAGAGAAGAACTAGGATCTAAGTTTAATGAAATAGATCAAATAATATGTAATCCGGTTGGATCAGCATCACTAGCTCAGGTCCATAGGGCGACTTTAAAAGATGAGAAGAAAGTAGTATTTAAAGTTCAAAGACCTAATTTAAAAGAATTGTTTATTATAGATTTGGGCATAATGCAGCAAATAGCAGGATTATTGCAGAAAAATAAGAATTGGAGTCGGGGTAGAAACTGGGTTGAGATTGCTAAAGAGTGTAGGAAAGTTCTCATGAAGGAGCTTGATTTTAATTGTGAAGCACAATATGCAGCAAGATTTAGACAGCAATTTCTTGATGATGAAAATGTTGATGTTCCTGAAGTAATTTGGGATATGAGCAGTGAAAAAGTTCTTTGTTTAAGTTATCTAGAAGGGACAAAAATAAGTGATTTAGAAAAATTACAATCACAAGAAATTGATTTGCCTAAAATCGCAGAAATAGGCGCCATCAGTTATTTAAAACAATTAGTAAATTACGGTTTTTTTCATGCCGACCCTCATCCAGGGAATCTAGCAGTTTCAAATGAAGGTAAATTGATTTTTTATGATTTTGGAATGATGGGCAATATCTCAAATAATCTTCAAACAAGATTAGGGGGGATGGTTAAGGCTGCTGCTTTAAGAGACGCCTCATCACTTGTCAGTCAATTACAACTAGCTGGGCTAATTTCAAAAGATATTGATGTAGGACCAGTCAGAAGATTAGTCAGATTAATGCTTAAAGAAGCCTTAACTCCACCATTTAGTTCAAATATTATTGAAAAATTATCTGGAGATTTATACGAACTTGTCTATGAAACACCATTTCAACTACCAGTAGATTTAATCTTTGTGATGCGAGCTTTATCAACTTTTGAAGGAGTTGGTAGAATGCTTGATCCAGGGTTTAACCTTGTATCAGTTACCAAGCCTTATTTAATAGAACTTATGACTTCAAATAATCAAACTCCCAACGATTTAATTAACCAATTTGGAAGGCAAGTAGGCGAACTAGGATCGAAAGCTGTTGGCATTCCAAAAAGAATAGATGAGAGTTTAGAAAGATTGGAGCAGGGCGATTTACAATTGCAAATAAGAATGGGAGAGTCTGATAGGCAATTCAAAAAAATGTTTACTGCACAAAAAACTTTAGGGCATTCAATTCTTATAGGAAGTTTATCAATTGCATCTGCTTTACTTGTAACCAATAAACAAAATAATCTTGCATTGTTGCCACTTTTTTTTGCACTACCAATAAGTATTGATTGGATAAAGTGCCAATTAAGTATGAGAAAAGGCTCACGTTTAGAAAAACTTAAGCGCTAA